A genomic window from Pseudomonadota bacterium includes:
- a CDS encoding DUF3488 domain-containing protein — MRFVTLHKLATYLMAVAALAAVLLGPGVARPGHVLALIGVLASYWAEPPGYRGERWAAAWNLGTLLVLGFLAFRVLQGESIIDAGVSFLLVLLVNKLFNRRGSADYQQLTIIALLLLIVATALNTELSYAICFVCFTVSATWSLVLLQLRREIEQQAQTALTDAGSAPAARRPPPDPDAARARASLAGLASRELVGARLLVGTSLLSLGMLGGALAVFIGFPRIGFGLFSSAQRRGTMVAGFNERVQLGQHGAIRDNAQVVLRAAMDPRTAEALRAAGRLRWRGSAYDRYARGAWSQSPELRGRTDDLLPIDGLYWANPAPGLPWRPTTRWAREQLVRQEIYREPIGSSVLFGLDRPVALELIDAPLLHRRLFVPQRGPLGELRAGRPRSAGLRYVAYSHLYTADTATARQAVVPAGDRRLARYLRLPPGLPARITALARRVTAGSATAYDKALALQRYLQRTYRYTTQLPAPGASEPLDSFLFEGRAGHCEYFATALAILLRVVGVPTRQVNGFLGGQWNEYGRYLTVRQSDAHAWTEVLLPGLGWVVFDATPAGGSPRPVAKGWLLPLQQLVDTLRLRWLRYVIEYDLGKQRTLVVGAARWLRGRSTGASSPNSRPSDRHRAWIGGLIGAAAIAA, encoded by the coding sequence TTGCGTTTCGTCACGCTGCATAAGCTCGCGACCTATCTGATGGCAGTGGCCGCGTTGGCCGCCGTGCTGCTCGGGCCCGGGGTGGCGCGGCCGGGGCATGTGCTGGCCCTGATCGGCGTCCTGGCGAGCTATTGGGCCGAGCCGCCGGGCTACCGCGGCGAGCGCTGGGCCGCGGCCTGGAATCTCGGCACCTTGCTCGTGCTGGGCTTTCTCGCCTTCCGCGTGCTGCAGGGCGAGTCGATCATCGACGCGGGCGTCAGCTTTCTGCTCGTGCTGCTGGTCAACAAGCTCTTCAACCGCCGAGGCAGCGCCGACTATCAGCAGCTCACGATCATCGCCTTGCTGCTGCTGATCGTCGCGACCGCGCTGAACACCGAGCTCTCCTACGCGATTTGCTTCGTCTGCTTCACGGTCAGCGCGACCTGGTCGCTGGTGTTGCTGCAGCTCCGGCGCGAGATTGAGCAGCAAGCGCAGACGGCGCTCACCGACGCGGGATCAGCGCCAGCGGCGCGCAGGCCGCCGCCTGATCCGGACGCCGCGCGCGCGCGCGCCTCGCTCGCGGGGCTGGCGTCGCGGGAGCTCGTCGGCGCGCGCTTGCTCGTCGGCACGTCGCTGCTCTCGCTCGGCATGCTGGGGGGCGCCCTGGCGGTGTTCATCGGCTTCCCGCGCATCGGCTTCGGGCTCTTTTCGAGCGCTCAGCGACGCGGGACGATGGTGGCGGGCTTCAACGAGCGGGTGCAGCTCGGGCAGCATGGGGCGATCCGCGACAACGCGCAGGTGGTCTTGCGCGCCGCGATGGACCCGCGCACCGCCGAGGCGCTGCGCGCGGCCGGGCGCCTGCGCTGGCGCGGCTCCGCGTATGATCGCTACGCGCGCGGCGCCTGGAGCCAGAGCCCGGAGCTGCGCGGCCGCACCGATGATCTGCTTCCGATCGACGGCCTCTATTGGGCCAACCCCGCCCCAGGCCTGCCCTGGCGCCCGACGACACGCTGGGCCCGCGAGCAGCTCGTGCGCCAGGAGATCTATCGCGAGCCGATCGGCAGCTCGGTGCTCTTCGGCCTCGATCGGCCCGTGGCGCTCGAGCTGATCGATGCACCGCTGCTGCACCGACGCCTCTTCGTGCCCCAGCGCGGCCCGCTCGGGGAGCTGCGCGCCGGTCGCCCTCGCAGCGCCGGCCTGCGCTATGTCGCCTACTCGCACCTCTACACCGCCGATACCGCCACGGCCCGCCAGGCGGTCGTTCCAGCGGGCGATCGCCGCCTGGCGCGCTACCTGCGCCTGCCGCCCGGGCTTCCCGCGCGAATAACAGCGCTCGCGCGTCGCGTCACCGCCGGCAGCGCCACCGCCTACGACAAGGCGCTGGCGCTGCAGCGCTACCTGCAGCGCACCTACCGCTACACGACCCAGCTACCCGCTCCTGGCGCCTCCGAGCCGCTCGATAGCTTTCTCTTCGAAGGGCGCGCCGGGCACTGCGAGTACTTCGCCACCGCGCTCGCGATCCTGCTGCGCGTCGTCGGCGTGCCGACCCGGCAGGTCAATGGCTTCCTAGGCGGGCAGTGGAATGAGTACGGGCGCTACCTGACGGTGCGGCAGTCGGACGCCCATGCCTGGACCGAGGTGCTGCTCCCGGGCCTCGGCTGGGTGGTCTTCGATGCGACGCCCGCGGGAGGCAGCCCGAGGCCGGTCGCCAAGGGTTGGCTGCTGCCGCTGCAGCAGCTCGTGGACACCTTGCGGCTGCGCTGGTTGCGCTACGTGATCGAATATGACCTGGGTAAGCAGCGGACGCTCGTCGTCGGCG